The Pseudomonas orientalis genome contains a region encoding:
- a CDS encoding ATP-binding protein — MNDLSDQAVHFGPYRIHPRERLVLDAGRPLRLGRRAVDILLILLEHAGNVVSKQELIARVWPRSVVEDGNLRVHMAALRKALGDGQAGQRYIVTVAQRGYSFVAPLSIEPMTLPTDGAPQRPSHNLPLRRTRMIGRQALIDALVQQLPQQRFITLTGAGGIGKTTVALRVAELLIGHYRDGIHLLDLAPLSAASMILPNLAALLGAAPGESTQLVSFARSLQARQLLLVIDNCEHLLDDIALISETLLRHAPHLHILTTSREALRAEGEAVQRLEPLSCPPATGNRAQALGYPAMQLLIERAMAHQDSFTLSDAELPLAIDICQRLDGIPLAIELVAAQIERFGLSGLLVQMQDNVRLLTRGRRSALPRQQTLRATLDWSFDLLTECEKICLRRLAVFRGGFSLVSAAAVIAGEHIAPAEVQGSITHLVAKSLLNVDASDDEMVYRLLDITRTYALEKLSLAGELQATRERHAARCLALMEQARGDWELIATQPWIERYAPLREDVRAALDWGFADDAGHLLAIRLTVSAMPLWQELSLLREHAGYVDKALALIDQVEAPCTQLTLQLQLALGSLSYHALGAAPQTIAAFVGAAHLAEERQDLAGQLRAVSGHMAVNLCAGRYGQALEQSLQFDRLDPRTEPLLDLSTQRLHALAQHYTGNQALARHQAEQVLQRMSHSGHVNRFAHGVGVQYDQSVASLTVLARILWLQGFPERAWRTASQALELALQINHGTSICYTLALAGVVIARYNGADDEAQAMQRLLLEQAHKHSVQLFQTWAGHYAGILGDQDLQGLGLIEDTLVTFGMRQVDEPGMHRARSGAAGWCAPELLRVYAGQVALQGDTHDAEALLLEALGLARQQGALAWELRCAGCLAQRWQQQGRRQAARDLLEPIYARFTEGFATRDLLRARRLLDELQDKRPA; from the coding sequence ATGAATGATTTGAGCGACCAGGCGGTGCACTTCGGCCCCTACCGCATCCATCCGCGCGAGCGCCTGGTGCTGGATGCCGGTCGCCCGCTGCGCCTGGGACGGCGGGCGGTGGACATTCTGCTGATCCTGCTGGAGCACGCCGGCAATGTGGTGAGCAAGCAGGAACTGATCGCGCGGGTCTGGCCCAGAAGCGTGGTGGAAGACGGCAACCTGCGGGTGCACATGGCCGCGTTGCGCAAGGCCCTGGGCGATGGCCAGGCGGGGCAGCGCTATATCGTCACGGTCGCCCAGCGCGGCTACAGTTTTGTCGCGCCACTGAGCATCGAACCGATGACGCTACCCACCGACGGCGCGCCCCAACGCCCAAGCCACAACCTGCCGCTGCGGCGCACGCGCATGATCGGCCGCCAGGCGCTGATCGATGCGTTGGTGCAGCAGCTGCCGCAGCAACGTTTCATCACCTTGACCGGTGCCGGCGGCATCGGCAAGACCACCGTGGCCCTGCGCGTCGCGGAGTTGCTGATCGGGCATTACCGAGATGGAATTCATCTGCTCGACCTGGCGCCGCTCAGCGCCGCCTCGATGATCCTGCCCAACCTCGCCGCCCTGCTTGGCGCCGCACCTGGCGAGAGCACGCAACTGGTCAGCTTCGCCCGCAGCCTGCAGGCACGCCAGCTGCTGCTGGTAATCGACAACTGCGAGCACCTGCTCGACGACATCGCCCTGATCAGCGAAACCCTGTTGCGCCACGCACCACACCTGCACATCCTCACCACCAGCCGCGAAGCCTTGCGCGCCGAGGGTGAAGCCGTGCAACGCCTGGAGCCGTTGAGCTGCCCGCCCGCCACTGGCAACCGCGCCCAGGCCCTGGGTTACCCGGCCATGCAATTGCTGATCGAGCGGGCCATGGCCCATCAGGACAGCTTTACCCTCAGCGATGCCGAACTGCCGCTGGCGATCGATATCTGCCAGCGCCTGGACGGCATTCCCCTGGCGATCGAACTGGTGGCGGCACAGATCGAGCGTTTTGGCTTGTCGGGGCTGCTGGTGCAGATGCAAGACAACGTCCGCCTGCTGACCCGCGGACGGCGCAGCGCCCTGCCCCGCCAGCAAACCCTGCGGGCCACGCTCGACTGGAGCTTTGACCTGCTCACCGAATGCGAAAAAATCTGCCTGCGAAGGCTCGCGGTCTTTCGTGGCGGCTTCAGCCTGGTCAGCGCGGCGGCGGTAATCGCCGGGGAACACATCGCCCCGGCCGAAGTGCAGGGTTCCATCACGCACCTGGTGGCCAAGTCGCTGCTGAACGTGGACGCCAGCGACGACGAGATGGTCTATCGTCTGCTGGATATCACCCGCACGTACGCCCTGGAAAAGCTCAGCCTCGCAGGCGAACTGCAAGCCACGCGCGAACGCCACGCCGCACGCTGCCTGGCGCTGATGGAACAGGCCCGCGGCGATTGGGAACTGATCGCCACCCAGCCCTGGATCGAGCGCTACGCACCGTTGCGCGAAGACGTGCGCGCCGCCCTCGACTGGGGCTTTGCCGACGACGCGGGGCACTTGCTGGCGATCCGCCTGACGGTCAGTGCGATGCCCCTGTGGCAAGAACTGTCACTGCTGCGCGAGCATGCCGGTTATGTGGACAAGGCGCTGGCACTGATCGATCAGGTCGAGGCGCCCTGCACGCAATTGACCCTGCAACTGCAATTGGCCCTGGGCAGCCTCTCCTATCATGCCCTGGGCGCCGCGCCGCAGACCATTGCGGCGTTTGTCGGTGCCGCACACCTGGCCGAAGAACGCCAGGACCTGGCCGGCCAGTTGCGCGCGGTCTCCGGGCATATGGCGGTGAACCTGTGCGCCGGGCGCTATGGCCAGGCGCTGGAACAGAGCCTGCAATTCGATCGCCTCGACCCGCGCACCGAGCCGCTGCTGGACCTGAGCACCCAGCGTCTGCACGCCCTGGCCCAGCATTACACCGGCAATCAGGCACTGGCCCGACACCAGGCCGAGCAGGTGCTGCAGCGCATGAGCCACAGCGGCCACGTGAACCGCTTCGCCCACGGCGTCGGCGTGCAGTATGACCAGAGCGTCGCGTCCCTGACCGTGCTGGCGCGCATCCTTTGGCTGCAAGGCTTTCCCGAACGCGCCTGGCGCACCGCGAGCCAGGCACTGGAGCTGGCGCTGCAGATCAACCACGGCACCTCGATCTGTTACACCCTGGCCCTGGCCGGTGTAGTGATCGCCCGCTACAACGGTGCCGACGACGAGGCACAGGCCATGCAACGCCTGCTGCTTGAGCAGGCGCACAAGCATTCGGTGCAACTGTTCCAGACCTGGGCCGGGCACTACGCCGGTATCCTGGGCGACCAGGATCTGCAGGGCCTGGGACTGATCGAGGACACCCTGGTCACCTTCGGCATGCGGCAGGTCGATGAGCCGGGCATGCACCGCGCGCGCAGTGGTGCGGCCGGCTGGTGTGCCCCGGAACTCCTGCGGGTGTACGCCGGGCAGGTGGCACTCCAGGGGGATACCCACGATGCTGAAGCGCTGCTGCTTGAAGCCCTTGGCCTGGCGCGCCAGCAAGGTGCCCTGGCCTGGGAGTTGCGCTGTGCGGGCTGCCTGGCGCAACGCTGGCAGCAACAAGGGCGCAGGCAAGCCGCCAGGGATTTGCTGGAGCCGATCTACGCTCGATTTACCGAAGGCTTCGCCACCCGCGACCTACTGCGCGCACGCCGCCTGCTCGACGAGTTGCAGGACAAACGGCCGGCCTGA
- a CDS encoding helix-turn-helix domain-containing protein produces MARLEQYAPRLSATGGLCPRRERIAKQLILANLGESLSITELAQACALSRSHFSRAFKCSTGVSPQEWIRQQRILRAKELITGSSLSLTQISLECGFCDQAHFCHMFTRSEGVNPMTWRNHHSRSKPEVIAA; encoded by the coding sequence ATGGCCCGACTCGAGCAATATGCCCCTCGTCTATCCGCCACCGGAGGCCTGTGCCCCCGGCGCGAACGCATTGCCAAACAGCTGATTCTCGCCAACCTCGGCGAAAGCCTGAGCATTACCGAGCTGGCCCAGGCTTGCGCCTTGTCGCGCAGCCACTTTTCCCGCGCCTTCAAGTGTTCCACCGGGGTCTCGCCCCAGGAATGGATTCGCCAGCAGCGCATCCTGCGCGCCAAGGAATTGATTACCGGTTCTTCCCTGAGCCTTACGCAAATCAGCCTGGAATGCGGCTTTTGCGACCAGGCGCACTTCTGTCACATGTTCACGCGTAGCGAGGGCGTGAACCCGATGACCTGGCGAAATCACCACTCGCGCTCCAAGCCCGAGGTGATCGCAGCCTAG
- a CDS encoding LysR family transcriptional regulator, which yields MNRNDLRRVDMNLLVIFEALMFEKNLTRVAEKLFMGQPAVSAALGRLRDLFDDPLLLRNGRGMEPTPRAVAILKELQPAMDTISGAVSRAKDFDPSTSCAVFRIGLSDDAEFGLFPPLLSHLREEAPGIIVVVRRANYLLMSSLLASGEISVGVSYTTELPANAKRRKLRDIPCKVLRGDDGEAPLSLDDYCARPHAMVSFSGDLSGNIDLDLARIGRSRRVVLAVPQFSGLRALLAGSQIIATVPDYAACALTEGTRLRAEDPPFAIDAAELSMVWSGVHDNDPAERWLRGKIAQHMAAEV from the coding sequence ATGAATCGCAACGACCTGCGCCGCGTCGACATGAACCTGCTGGTGATTTTCGAAGCCCTGATGTTCGAGAAGAACCTGACCCGGGTCGCCGAGAAACTCTTTATGGGCCAGCCGGCGGTGAGTGCGGCACTGGGCCGCCTGCGCGATTTGTTCGATGACCCATTGCTGCTGCGCAACGGTCGCGGCATGGAGCCCACGCCACGGGCGGTGGCGATACTCAAGGAGCTGCAACCGGCCATGGACACCATTTCAGGCGCCGTCAGCCGCGCCAAGGATTTCGACCCCTCCACCAGTTGTGCGGTGTTTCGCATCGGCCTGTCCGACGACGCCGAGTTCGGGCTGTTTCCGCCCTTGCTCAGTCACCTGCGCGAAGAAGCACCCGGCATCATCGTGGTGGTGCGCCGGGCCAATTACTTGTTGATGTCGTCGTTGCTGGCCAGCGGTGAAATCTCGGTAGGGGTGAGCTACACCACCGAACTGCCGGCCAACGCCAAGCGCAGGAAGCTGCGCGATATTCCCTGCAAGGTGCTGCGCGGCGATGATGGCGAGGCGCCGCTGAGCCTGGACGATTACTGCGCCAGGCCCCATGCCATGGTGTCGTTCTCGGGCGACCTGAGCGGCAATATCGACCTGGACCTGGCGCGCATCGGTCGCTCGCGACGGGTGGTACTGGCGGTGCCGCAGTTCAGCGGGCTGCGCGCATTGCTGGCCGGTTCGCAGATTATCGCGACCGTGCCCGATTACGCGGCGTGTGCATTGACCGAGGGCACCCGCCTGCGGGCCGAAGACCCGCCGTTCGCGATTGATGCCGCAGAGCTGTCGATGGTGTGGAGCGGGGTGCATGACAATGACCCGGCCGAACGCTGGTTGCGGGGCAAGATTGCGCAACATATGGCCGCAGAGGTTTAG
- a CDS encoding antibiotic biosynthesis monooxygenase: MDPTPNTSPDEVVTLVVKHRVKPGRETEYEAWLRRIVRIAGERPGHLGVDVVRSQQSGMALFTCVLRYRSTDALELWLDSPQRQALIDEAAPMLADGDQTEVGAANEFWFAPQADGAAKPPRWKQAVVSLCVILPQTLLLPFIWGPILRLHPFLSNYVVSTFLVTLTIVLLVVYLLMPAATRLFAPWLEASVKETL; this comes from the coding sequence ATGGACCCAACACCCAACACCAGCCCCGACGAAGTCGTCACGCTGGTCGTCAAGCACCGGGTCAAGCCCGGCCGTGAAACCGAGTACGAAGCCTGGCTGCGCCGCATCGTGCGCATCGCCGGTGAACGCCCCGGTCACCTTGGCGTCGACGTGGTGCGCAGCCAGCAGAGCGGCATGGCCCTGTTTACCTGCGTACTGCGCTACCGCTCCACCGACGCCCTGGAGTTGTGGCTCGACTCCCCGCAACGCCAGGCCCTGATCGACGAAGCGGCGCCAATGCTGGCCGACGGCGACCAGACTGAAGTCGGCGCCGCCAATGAATTCTGGTTCGCCCCCCAGGCCGACGGCGCCGCCAAGCCGCCGCGCTGGAAGCAGGCGGTGGTCAGCCTGTGTGTGATCCTGCCGCAAACCCTGCTCCTGCCGTTTATCTGGGGGCCGATCCTGCGTTTGCACCCGTTTCTGTCCAACTACGTGGTCTCCACCTTCCTGGTCACCCTGACCATCGTGCTGCTGGTGGTTTACCTGCTGATGCCGGCGGCCACTCGCCTGTTCGCTCCCTGGCTTGAAGCCTCTGTAAAGGAAACCCTATGA
- a CDS encoding amidohydrolase — translation MNADLILFNGQFHTVDRENPRASAVAIRDGRFVAVGTDGEAMALRGSATQVIDLKGRTVIPGLNDSHLHLIRGGLNYNLELRWEGVPSLADALRMLKDQADRTPTPQWVRVVGGWNEFQFAEKRMPTLEELNQAAPDTPVFVLHLYDRALLNRAALRVAGYTKDTPNPPGGEIVRDSNGNPTGMLVARPNAMILYSTLAKGPKLPLEYQVNSTRQFMRELNRLGLTSAIDAGGGFQNYPDDYAVIEQLAKDQQLTVRIAYNLFTQKPKEELSDFKHWTGSVTLHQGDDYLRHNGAGEMLVFSAADFEDFLEPRPDLPLTMEQELEPVVRHLVEQRWPFRLHATYDESISRMLDVFEKVNRDIPFNGLPWFFDHAETITPKNIERVRALGGGIAIQDRMAFQGEYFVERYGAKAAEATPPIKRMLAEGVPVGAGTDATRVSSYNPWTSLYWMVSGRTVGGLELHAEGLPRLTALELFTHGSAWFSSEQGKKGQIKVGQLADVAALSADFFSVDEEAIKWIESVLTVVGGKVVYGAGDFDDYAPPRVPVLPDWSPVVKVPGHWRPTSPLQAQVHQCSGPCGVHAHSHEKARLSSVPVSDFQGFWGAFGCSCFAF, via the coding sequence ATGAACGCCGATCTGATTCTGTTCAATGGCCAGTTCCACACCGTGGACCGGGAAAACCCACGCGCCAGCGCCGTCGCCATTCGTGACGGGCGCTTCGTCGCCGTGGGCACCGACGGTGAAGCCATGGCCCTGCGCGGCAGTGCCACCCAGGTCATCGACCTCAAGGGCCGTACCGTAATTCCCGGCCTCAACGACTCGCACCTGCACCTGATCCGCGGCGGGCTGAACTACAATCTCGAGTTGCGCTGGGAAGGCGTGCCGTCCCTGGCCGATGCCCTGCGCATGCTCAAGGACCAGGCCGACCGCACCCCCACGCCGCAATGGGTGCGCGTGGTGGGCGGCTGGAACGAATTCCAGTTCGCCGAAAAGCGCATGCCCACCCTTGAAGAACTCAACCAGGCCGCGCCGGACACGCCGGTATTCGTGCTGCACCTGTACGACCGCGCCTTGCTCAACCGTGCGGCGTTGCGCGTGGCCGGCTACACCAAGGACACGCCGAACCCACCGGGCGGCGAGATCGTGCGTGACAGCAACGGCAACCCCACCGGCATGCTGGTGGCGCGGCCCAACGCGATGATTCTGTACTCGACGCTGGCCAAAGGCCCGAAACTGCCGTTGGAATATCAGGTCAACTCCACCCGCCAGTTCATGCGTGAACTCAATCGCCTGGGACTGACCAGCGCCATCGACGCCGGCGGCGGTTTCCAGAACTATCCCGATGATTACGCGGTGATCGAGCAACTGGCCAAGGACCAGCAGTTGACGGTGCGCATCGCCTACAACCTGTTCACCCAGAAGCCCAAGGAAGAACTCAGCGACTTCAAGCACTGGACCGGCAGCGTCACCCTGCATCAGGGCGATGACTACCTGCGCCACAACGGTGCCGGCGAGATGCTGGTGTTTTCCGCCGCCGACTTCGAAGACTTCCTCGAACCACGTCCGGACCTGCCGCTGACCATGGAGCAGGAGCTGGAACCGGTGGTGCGCCACCTGGTGGAACAGCGCTGGCCGTTCCGCCTGCACGCCACGTACGACGAATCCATCTCGCGCATGCTCGACGTGTTCGAGAAGGTCAACCGTGACATTCCGTTCAATGGCCTGCCGTGGTTTTTCGACCACGCCGAAACCATCACGCCGAAAAACATCGAGCGCGTGCGTGCCCTCGGCGGCGGTATTGCGATCCAGGACCGCATGGCGTTCCAGGGCGAATACTTCGTTGAGCGCTACGGTGCCAAGGCCGCCGAAGCGACGCCGCCGATCAAGCGCATGCTCGCCGAGGGCGTACCGGTAGGCGCGGGCACCGATGCCACGCGGGTGTCGAGCTACAACCCGTGGACATCGCTGTACTGGATGGTCAGCGGCCGCACCGTCGGTGGCCTGGAGCTGCACGCCGAGGGCCTGCCGCGCCTCACCGCGCTGGAGCTGTTTACCCACGGCAGCGCCTGGTTCTCGTCCGAGCAGGGCAAGAAGGGCCAGATCAAGGTGGGTCAATTGGCGGACGTTGCGGCGCTGTCGGCGGATTTCTTCAGCGTCGACGAAGAAGCCATCAAGTGGATCGAGTCGGTACTGACCGTGGTCGGCGGCAAGGTGGTGTATGGCGCCGGCGACTTCGACGATTACGCACCGCCACGGGTTCCGGTGCTGCCGGACTGGTCGCCGGTGGTCAAGGTGCCGGGGCACTGGCGGCCGACTTCACCGCTGCAAGCTCAAGTACACCAGTGCAGCGGCCCCTGTGGCGTGCATGCCCACAGCCATGAAAAAGCCCGTCTTTCCAGCGTGCCGGTCAGCGACTTCCAGGGTTTCTGGGGGGCGTTTGGCTGCTCGTGCTTTGCCTTCTAA
- the ycaC gene encoding isochorismate family cysteine hydrolase YcaC, producing MTYKRLNKDDAVVLLVDHQTGLISLVQDFSPNEFKNNVLALADVAKFFNLPTILTTSFESGPNGPLVPELKALFPDAPYIARPGQINAWDNEEFVKAVKATGRKQIIIAGVVTDVCVAFPTLCALDEGFEVFVVTDASGTFNETVQQAAWARMTAAGAQLVNWFAVACELQVDWRNDMEGLANLLSPRIPNYRNLMNSYSAFTAR from the coding sequence ATGACTTACAAACGCTTGAACAAAGATGACGCGGTTGTCCTGCTGGTCGATCACCAGACCGGCCTGATCTCGCTGGTGCAGGATTTCTCCCCCAACGAATTCAAGAACAACGTGCTGGCCCTGGCCGACGTGGCGAAGTTCTTCAACCTGCCGACCATCCTGACCACCAGCTTTGAAAGCGGCCCCAATGGCCCGCTGGTGCCGGAACTGAAGGCACTGTTCCCGGACGCGCCGTACATCGCCCGCCCTGGCCAGATCAACGCCTGGGACAACGAAGAGTTCGTCAAGGCCGTCAAGGCCACCGGCCGCAAGCAGATCATCATTGCCGGTGTGGTGACCGATGTGTGCGTCGCGTTCCCGACCCTGTGCGCCCTCGATGAAGGCTTCGAGGTGTTCGTGGTCACCGACGCTTCCGGTACCTTCAACGAAACCGTGCAACAAGCAGCCTGGGCGCGTATGACCGCTGCCGGTGCGCAACTGGTGAACTGGTTCGCCGTGGCCTGCGAGCTGCAGGTTGACTGGCGCAACGACATGGAAGGCCTGGCCAACCTGCTGTCGCCGCGCATCCCCAACTACCGCAACCTGATGAACAGCTACTCGGCGTTCACCGCCAGGTAA
- a CDS encoding LysR family transcriptional regulator, with protein sequence MNPFEDMRLFCQVMESGSFTAAAEQLGLSKQFVSRRLIQLEDRLGVRLLNRSTRRLDVTPLGQSYYESALRLLSDVEQVEQGIAGQNSEPRGTIRLSAPLSFAMAHLGCLLPLFLQRYPEVAVEVDLSDRPVDLIGEGYDLVLRIGTLEDSTLIARRIASIPRVYCASPDYLALRGTPQKPDDLADHDCLPYGHGRQVQWRFKGKLQALNVSGRMRVNNGDLLRDTAIAGLGVTYLPTFIVGDALKDGRLVSVLDEFAPEALTLSAVYPQHRQSSRPVQALVEFLRERLASGC encoded by the coding sequence ATGAACCCCTTCGAAGACATGCGCCTGTTCTGCCAGGTCATGGAGTCCGGCAGTTTCACTGCCGCTGCCGAGCAACTGGGCCTGTCCAAGCAGTTCGTCAGCCGTCGCCTGATCCAGCTGGAAGACCGCCTGGGCGTGCGCCTGCTCAACCGCTCCACGCGCCGCCTGGATGTCACGCCGCTGGGCCAGAGTTACTACGAATCGGCCTTGCGTTTGCTCAGTGATGTCGAGCAAGTGGAGCAGGGCATCGCCGGCCAGAACAGCGAACCGCGCGGCACCATTCGCCTCAGCGCGCCGCTGTCGTTTGCCATGGCGCATTTGGGCTGCCTGCTGCCGCTGTTCCTGCAGCGCTATCCGGAAGTCGCGGTGGAAGTCGACCTCAGCGACCGCCCGGTGGACCTGATCGGCGAAGGCTATGATCTGGTGCTGCGCATCGGCACCCTGGAAGATTCCACCTTGATTGCCCGGCGTATTGCCAGCATCCCGCGCGTCTACTGCGCCAGCCCCGATTACCTGGCCCTGCGCGGCACGCCACAAAAACCCGACGACCTCGCCGACCACGATTGCCTGCCCTACGGGCACGGTCGCCAGGTGCAATGGCGCTTCAAGGGCAAGCTGCAAGCGCTGAACGTGAGCGGGCGCATGCGCGTCAATAACGGCGACCTGCTGCGTGACACCGCGATTGCCGGCCTCGGCGTGACCTACCTGCCGACCTTTATCGTCGGCGATGCGTTGAAGGATGGCCGTCTGGTCAGCGTACTGGACGAGTTTGCCCCCGAAGCCCTGACCTTGTCGGCGGTGTACCCCCAGCACCGGCAGAGTTCGCGGCCGGTGCAGGCGCTGGTCGAATTCCTGCGCGAGCGTTTGGCTAGCGGCTGCTGA
- a CDS encoding AraC family transcriptional regulator has translation MAVRANWYERDSRFIPGHHQPATLIDLALSRDIDSHRLLRGTGLFHEDILAGNARLSPQQLLGLIGNSRKLLDADDSSFLFGQRLLPGHYGAASHALGHAQNLHQALEILIQQHVLLSPLVTPHLELDEHHAYLYWLDSCGAGEHWRFVLEASMTALVAMSQWLGGERLPWVCSFSHAEPRYVEQYWVHLGEQTRFARPLDMMCLPREYLTRAWPGASSTAGQVARQQAREQIQQLGFAASFLDCLYDYLREHVRQPPSLEQAAQAFAMSPATLKRKLHKHDTGYQQQVDRVRKHMALHLYQVKGLSNDEVAAYLNFNDAANFRRAFKRWTGSTPNLIRQLFSSR, from the coding sequence ATGGCCGTGAGAGCCAACTGGTATGAACGCGACAGCCGCTTCATTCCAGGCCATCACCAACCTGCCACGTTGATCGACCTGGCCCTGTCCCGGGACATCGACAGCCATCGCCTGCTGCGCGGCACCGGGCTGTTCCACGAGGACATCCTGGCCGGCAACGCACGCTTGAGCCCGCAGCAGTTGCTCGGCCTGATCGGCAACAGCCGCAAGCTGCTGGACGCCGATGACAGCAGTTTCCTGTTTGGCCAGCGCCTGCTGCCCGGCCACTACGGCGCGGCCAGCCATGCCCTGGGGCATGCGCAGAACCTGCACCAGGCGCTGGAGATCCTGATCCAGCAGCACGTGCTGCTCAGCCCGCTGGTCACGCCGCACCTGGAGCTGGATGAGCACCACGCCTACCTGTATTGGCTGGACAGTTGCGGCGCCGGCGAGCATTGGCGTTTTGTGCTGGAAGCGAGCATGACCGCGCTGGTTGCCATGAGCCAATGGCTCGGCGGCGAGCGCTTGCCGTGGGTGTGCAGCTTCAGCCATGCAGAGCCGCGGTACGTGGAGCAATACTGGGTGCACCTGGGCGAACAGACGCGCTTCGCACGCCCGCTGGACATGATGTGCCTGCCACGCGAATACCTCACGCGCGCCTGGCCTGGCGCCTCGTCCACGGCCGGCCAGGTGGCGCGCCAGCAGGCCCGCGAACAGATCCAACAGCTGGGTTTTGCCGCCAGCTTTCTCGACTGTCTATACGATTACCTGCGCGAGCACGTGCGCCAGCCGCCGAGCCTGGAACAGGCCGCGCAGGCCTTCGCCATGAGCCCGGCCACCCTCAAGCGCAAGCTGCACAAACACGACACCGGCTATCAGCAACAGGTGGACCGGGTGCGCAAGCACATGGCGTTGCACCTGTATCAGGTCAAGGGACTGAGTAACGACGAGGTGGCCGCCTACCTGAACTTCAACGATGCGGCGAACTTTCGGCGCGCGTTCAAGCGTTGGACCGGCAGTACGCCCAACCTGATCCGGCAGTTGTTCAGCAGCCGCTAG
- a CDS encoding GGDEF domain-containing protein: MFRVLKPHRWKLALLLIAANLGLILHLACGDLKSVSEWVWLDIVGEGGSALLALIWLGLVLKSRPAGRVTNYLALGLSCIFFSWWIDSLDEFIRLPDSITWDHWLESGPMPVGMILLTIGIYHWHREQLAISAQMEKRERLFREHRLFDKLTPLAGADYLKRQLEDSLQESRDQQQPLSLLVLDLDRFAAVNQAYGHAEGDAVLQAVSHVLLLNLRRQDLLCRLAGDRFVVLLPNTGERQAQGLAQELRQAVQSLAHKTRLQGERLQLAATTAVVMALDEPPHDLLKRLNLALARAKQPLAKSA, encoded by the coding sequence ATGTTTCGCGTGCTCAAACCTCACCGCTGGAAACTCGCCCTGCTGCTGATCGCGGCCAACCTCGGGCTGATCCTGCACCTGGCCTGCGGCGACCTCAAAAGCGTCAGTGAATGGGTGTGGCTGGATATCGTCGGCGAAGGCGGTTCGGCGCTGCTCGCGCTGATCTGGCTGGGCCTGGTGCTCAAAAGCCGCCCCGCCGGACGGGTCACAAACTACCTGGCACTGGGTTTGTCGTGCATCTTCTTTTCCTGGTGGATCGACAGCCTCGACGAGTTCATCCGCCTGCCCGACAGTATCACCTGGGATCACTGGCTGGAATCGGGGCCGATGCCGGTGGGCATGATCCTGCTGACCATCGGCATCTACCACTGGCACCGCGAACAACTGGCGATCAGTGCGCAGATGGAAAAGCGCGAGCGCCTGTTTCGCGAACATCGGTTGTTCGACAAACTTACGCCCCTGGCCGGTGCCGACTACCTCAAACGCCAATTGGAAGACAGCCTGCAAGAGAGCCGCGACCAGCAGCAACCGTTGTCGCTGCTGGTCCTGGACCTGGACCGCTTCGCCGCCGTCAACCAGGCCTACGGGCATGCCGAAGGCGATGCGGTGTTGCAGGCGGTCAGCCATGTGCTGCTGCTCAACCTGCGCCGCCAGGATCTGTTATGCCGCCTGGCCGGCGACCGTTTTGTGGTGCTGCTGCCCAACACCGGCGAGCGCCAGGCCCAGGGGCTGGCGCAGGAGTTGCGCCAGGCGGTGCAGAGCCTGGCGCACAAAACCCGGCTACAGGGCGAGCGCCTGCAACTGGCGGCGACCACAGCGGTGGTGATGGCCCTGGACGAGCCGCCCCACGACTTGCTCAAGCGCCTGAACCTGGCGCTGGCGCGGGCCAAGCAACCCCTTGCGAAAAGCGCCTGA